A single genomic interval of Lacrimispora sphenoides JCM 1415 harbors:
- a CDS encoding RrF2 family transcriptional regulator produces the protein MTSEFAVAVHGVVYLNQRKVTISSEELASNVCTNPARVRKVMAKLKKAGIITTKEGLEGGYHFGKDSSEVNLRSICDALDVTFVSSSWKSGNVDTPCMIASGMSGVMDEIYGDLNELCRRRMEEITIKDIQEKLIRNRLDSKA, from the coding sequence ATGACAAGTGAGTTTGCAGTAGCGGTTCATGGAGTAGTTTATTTAAACCAGAGGAAGGTCACCATTTCCAGTGAGGAACTGGCTTCCAATGTATGCACCAACCCTGCCCGGGTAAGAAAGGTGATGGCAAAGTTAAAAAAAGCCGGAATAATCACAACAAAGGAAGGGCTGGAGGGCGGCTATCATTTTGGCAAAGATTCCTCAGAAGTTAATTTAAGAAGCATTTGTGATGCTTTGGATGTTACCTTTGTATCTTCTTCCTGGAAATCCGGCAATGTAGATACCCCCTGTATGATAGCTTCTGGAATGTCAGGAGTCATGGATGAAATTTATGGGGATTTAAATGAGCTTTGCAGAAGAAGAATGGAAGAGATCACGATTAAAGATATTCAGGAAAAGCTAATCAGAAATCGTCTTGATTCTAAGGCATGA
- a CDS encoding Fe-S-containing hydro-lyase, protein MDHHIKVPISREDAKSLSSGDYVYLTGTIYTARDAAHKRMKEVLDQKGSLPFDIEGNMIYYMGPSPAREGRPIGSAGPTTASRMDKYTPLLLDMGMGGMIGKGKRSNEVIEAIVRNESVYFAAVGGAGALLSKCILSSEVIAYEDLGTEAIRRLEIKDFPVVVVIDSKGNNLYETAIERYRED, encoded by the coding sequence ATGGATCATCACATAAAGGTACCGATCAGCAGGGAAGATGCAAAGAGTTTAAGTTCAGGAGATTATGTTTATCTGACTGGGACCATTTATACTGCCCGGGATGCCGCTCATAAAAGAATGAAAGAAGTTTTGGACCAAAAGGGAAGTCTTCCCTTTGATATAGAAGGAAATATGATCTATTATATGGGACCATCCCCAGCCAGGGAAGGACGCCCCATCGGTTCCGCCGGACCGACCACAGCCAGCCGCATGGATAAGTACACGCCCCTTCTTCTGGATATGGGGATGGGGGGAATGATAGGAAAAGGGAAAAGAAGCAATGAAGTCATAGAGGCCATTGTAAGAAACGAGTCCGTTTATTTTGCTGCGGTGGGAGGGGCCGGAGCTCTTCTTTCTAAATGCATCCTTTCCTCTGAAGTAATTGCTTATGAAGATTTAGGAACAGAGGCCATAAGGCGTCTGGAAATCAAAGACTTTCCGGTGGTAGTTGTCATAGACAGCAAAGGAAACAATTTATATGAAACAGCCATAGAAAGATACAGGGAGGACTAA
- a CDS encoding PTS lactose transporter subunit IIB — MLNVLLVCGSGASSGFMAANIRKAAAAKKMEINIKARGESEIENYIDEIDALMVGPHLAYIMDEIEEYTGGKAVKVILMKPEYYSTLNGDLALEHLLSEMS, encoded by the coding sequence ATGTTAAATGTTTTACTGGTTTGCGGATCTGGTGCAAGTTCCGGATTTATGGCAGCTAATATAAGAAAGGCAGCGGCTGCAAAAAAAATGGAGATCAATATAAAGGCCAGAGGAGAAAGTGAAATCGAAAACTATATTGATGAAATTGATGCTCTTATGGTAGGACCTCATCTGGCCTATATCATGGATGAAATTGAAGAATACACAGGCGGAAAGGCTGTTAAGGTCATCTTAATGAAGCCGGAGTATTATTCCACGTTAAATGGAGATTTGGCGTTGGAGCATTTGCTGAGTGAAATGAGCTGA
- a CDS encoding glycoside hydrolase family 1 protein, with translation MNKVPKGFPSNFMWGGAVAANQLEGAYDLDDKGLCLADINEFQKDLPIEKRSNGEITRSYIEEALQSNDKNFPKRRGIDFYHTYPEDLKMLADLGFKTFRTSINWARIYPNGDDGQPNEKGLEFYDKLFDEIIKNGMEPMITISHYEMPLHLTTAYKGWYSRETIDFFVKYCKTVFDRYAGKVKYWIIVNQINLIGHESFNHLGVPEDTVDDLRSAKYQAVHHEMVACARATKYAHEKHPEMQIGMMLCGGPEYAATCKSEDVLATLKHNQMEYFFADVLLRGYYPGYAYRFFEDWNIKLTFENSDEEDLKNTADFFSFSYYYTQICSKESYERGNEAYRNKQLPANPWGWTIDPIGLRILLNEFYDRYQKPIYITENGVGYYDEVENGEIHDSYRVDYLRAHIEQMKEAIRDGVDLRGYYAWGPIDIVSCSSCEMSKRYGFIYVDYDDYGNGTGKRIKKDSYAWMKKVISSGGEDLA, from the coding sequence ATGAATAAAGTACCAAAAGGTTTCCCATCAAATTTTATGTGGGGAGGTGCGGTAGCGGCAAATCAGCTGGAAGGCGCTTATGACCTGGACGACAAAGGCCTATGCCTGGCAGATATTAACGAATTTCAAAAAGATCTTCCCATTGAAAAGCGTTCCAATGGGGAAATAACCAGATCGTATATAGAGGAAGCCTTACAAAGCAATGATAAAAATTTTCCTAAAAGGAGAGGCATTGATTTTTACCATACCTATCCTGAGGATTTAAAAATGCTGGCTGATCTGGGATTTAAAACATTCAGAACTTCGATTAACTGGGCCAGAATCTATCCAAACGGAGATGATGGTCAGCCAAATGAGAAGGGGCTTGAGTTTTATGATAAATTATTTGATGAGATCATTAAAAATGGCATGGAGCCAATGATCACCATTTCTCATTATGAGATGCCTCTTCACTTAACCACTGCATATAAAGGCTGGTATTCCAGAGAGACCATTGATTTTTTCGTTAAGTACTGCAAAACAGTATTTGACCGGTATGCAGGTAAGGTAAAGTACTGGATTATTGTCAATCAAATTAATTTGATCGGCCATGAGTCCTTTAATCATCTTGGAGTCCCGGAAGACACGGTTGATGATCTCCGTTCTGCAAAATATCAGGCAGTCCATCATGAGATGGTGGCATGTGCCAGGGCTACAAAATATGCACATGAAAAACATCCTGAAATGCAGATCGGCATGATGCTGTGCGGCGGTCCGGAATATGCTGCCACATGTAAGTCCGAGGATGTGTTAGCAACATTGAAACACAATCAGATGGAGTATTTTTTTGCCGATGTATTGCTTCGGGGATATTATCCCGGTTATGCATACCGATTCTTTGAGGATTGGAATATTAAGCTCACATTTGAAAACAGTGATGAAGAGGACTTAAAAAATACGGCTGACTTTTTCTCATTTTCATATTATTATACTCAGATATGTTCAAAGGAGAGTTATGAGAGAGGAAATGAGGCATACAGGAATAAACAGCTGCCGGCAAACCCGTGGGGCTGGACCATTGATCCCATAGGACTAAGAATCTTATTAAATGAATTTTATGACAGATATCAAAAGCCTATTTATATAACTGAAAATGGAGTGGGATACTACGATGAAGTAGAAAATGGAGAAATTCATGATTCCTACAGAGTGGACTATCTCCGAGCCCATATTGAGCAGATGAAGGAAGCCATTCGCGATGGGGTAGACCTAAGAGGCTATTATGCATGGGGGCCGATCGATATTGTTTCCTGCTCTTCCTGTGAAATGAGCAAACGTTATGGTTTTATTTATGTAGATTATGACGATTATGGAAATGGAACAGGAAAAAGAATCAAAAAGGACAGTTATGCATGGATGAAAAAAGTGATTTCATCGGGCGGTGAGGATCTGGCTTAA
- a CDS encoding PTS sugar transporter subunit IIC: MKQLIHWLEHSFAPKMNKINNNVWVTTLKDSIMQVLPFILLGSIFCFLTVPGEVFGWEWWPNFWTPFGWTMGLLSLFVAFLIPFNLMEKKRLRRQRIIAALSGVVAFLIIISPQVIRDGQAGFQHASLGAGGMFVAITAGAFTGFIMGIFGKFSFFKEDSVIPDFVRAWFDLMLPAGIIVCSLWILVDLLGVDLYNILLSLFMPISNVMQTPWGFVLSLSLVCFLYSLGISSWVLTPVYKPAMLMAITANVTMAAAGTATHETLNLVTDPTVYSAYLWIGGIGCTLPLVIMLIFAKSNKLRALGRACFVPAIFNINEPVVFGCIAWNPIMMIPMWLMGIVLPTVVWIFTKVIPFAPIPTRVFDMWYCPFPISTWLTTGSIKGVILMAVCALISTVIWYPFFRIYDSQETEAEKKAEEKK; the protein is encoded by the coding sequence ATGAAACAGTTAATTCATTGGTTAGAGCATAGTTTCGCACCAAAGATGAACAAAATTAACAATAATGTATGGGTTACCACTTTAAAAGATTCTATTATGCAGGTGCTTCCGTTTATTTTATTAGGATCAATATTCTGCTTTTTAACTGTCCCGGGAGAAGTCTTTGGCTGGGAGTGGTGGCCGAATTTCTGGACTCCGTTTGGCTGGACAATGGGGTTGCTATCATTATTTGTGGCATTTTTAATACCATTTAACTTAATGGAAAAAAAGCGTCTGCGCAGACAGAGAATTATTGCAGCGCTTTCCGGTGTAGTAGCATTTTTAATTATTATTTCTCCTCAGGTGATAAGGGATGGGCAAGCTGGATTTCAGCATGCATCCTTAGGGGCCGGAGGAATGTTTGTAGCGATTACAGCAGGTGCTTTTACAGGTTTTATTATGGGCATTTTCGGAAAGTTCTCATTCTTTAAAGAGGATTCCGTAATACCTGATTTTGTAAGAGCCTGGTTTGATTTAATGTTACCGGCTGGTATCATCGTTTGTTCCCTTTGGATTTTGGTGGATCTGCTTGGGGTTGACCTTTATAATATCTTACTGTCATTATTTATGCCAATCTCCAATGTTATGCAGACTCCCTGGGGATTTGTACTTTCTCTTTCCCTTGTTTGTTTTTTATATTCCCTGGGAATTTCAAGCTGGGTTCTTACCCCAGTTTATAAACCGGCGATGCTCATGGCCATTACCGCCAATGTTACCATGGCAGCAGCCGGAACGGCTACTCATGAAACACTAAACCTGGTTACTGATCCAACGGTATACTCTGCTTATTTATGGATCGGTGGAATCGGATGTACATTACCATTAGTTATTATGCTTATATTTGCAAAGAGCAATAAATTGAGAGCATTGGGACGTGCCTGTTTTGTACCTGCAATTTTTAATATTAACGAGCCGGTCGTATTCGGATGCATTGCATGGAATCCAATTATGATGATTCCCATGTGGCTGATGGGAATCGTACTTCCTACAGTTGTCTGGATTTTTACAAAGGTGATTCCATTTGCACCGATACCTACCAGGGTGTTTGATATGTGGTATTGTCCATTTCCTATTTCCACATGGCTCACAACAGGAAGTATCAAAGGTGTAATTTTAATGGCTGTCTGTGCATTGATTTCAACTGTCATATGGTATCCTTTTTTCCGTATCTATGACAGTCAGGAGACAGAAGCAGAGAAAAAAGCAGAGGAAAAGAAATAA
- a CDS encoding HPr family phosphocarrier protein has protein sequence MKQFEFVVQDAMGIHARPAADLAAAAKKFTSLILLKKEEMEADLKNPLAIMRLAVKQEERVTITATGDDENQAIEQLKDLIVNIGLSKNR, from the coding sequence GTGAAGCAGTTTGAATTTGTAGTTCAGGATGCTATGGGGATTCATGCCAGGCCGGCAGCAGATTTGGCAGCCGCCGCCAAGAAGTTTACCTCTCTTATCTTATTAAAAAAAGAAGAGATGGAAGCTGATCTAAAAAATCCACTTGCTATTATGAGATTAGCAGTCAAACAGGAAGAACGCGTAACGATAACAGCCACGGGAGATGATGAAAACCAGGCAATTGAGCAGTTGAAAGATCTGATAGTAAACATTGGGTTATCCAAAAACCGCTGA
- a CDS encoding PTS lactose/cellobiose transporter subunit IIA has translation MDEKTLESAMSIIMNAGDARLLCKEALTAIADQDFILANEKMKDAQKKITEAHRIQTDAIQGETRGEKTEYSLIFAHAQDTLMTIYSEINIAKQMIKIFESWEKRLKRLENQE, from the coding sequence ATGGATGAAAAAACACTAGAATCTGCAATGAGCATCATTATGAATGCGGGAGATGCACGTTTACTGTGCAAAGAAGCATTGACAGCCATTGCCGATCAGGATTTTATTTTAGCCAATGAAAAAATGAAGGACGCGCAGAAAAAGATTACTGAGGCACACCGGATCCAGACAGATGCCATTCAGGGAGAAACCAGAGGAGAAAAAACAGAGTATTCATTGATTTTCGCCCATGCACAGGATACATTAATGACCATATACAGTGAAATCAATATTGCAAAGCAAATGATCAAAATCTTTGAAAGCTGGGAAAAGCGTTTGAAACGCTTGGAAAACCAGGAATAG
- a CDS encoding fumarate hydratase, whose protein sequence is MIRTVKVEEITKNIKEMCIEANHVLSSDMERVFLKAVDEETSLLGRQVLCQLKENLKIAGEDMIPICQDTGMAVIFVRIGQDVHIEGGNLTDAINQGVREGYVEGYLRKSVVEPVERVNTKDNTPAVIHYEVVNGDQIDITVAPKGFGSENMSRIFMLKPADGLEGIKDSILTAVKEAGPNACPPMVVGVGIGGTFEKCAQLAKQALTREIDKRSSIPYVKDLESEMLEKINKLGIGPGGLGGRITALAVNIETYPTHIAGLPVAVNICCHVNRHAHRVI, encoded by the coding sequence ATGATCAGAACGGTTAAAGTTGAAGAAATAACAAAGAACATAAAAGAAATGTGCATAGAAGCCAACCATGTGCTGTCTAGTGATATGGAGAGGGTATTTCTTAAGGCAGTGGATGAAGAAACTTCACTCCTTGGCAGACAGGTGCTCTGCCAGTTAAAGGAAAACTTAAAGATAGCGGGAGAAGATATGATCCCCATTTGCCAGGACACTGGGATGGCAGTGATATTTGTAAGGATAGGACAGGATGTGCATATAGAAGGCGGAAATCTTACCGATGCAATCAATCAGGGAGTAAGAGAAGGGTATGTAGAAGGGTATTTAAGAAAATCTGTGGTGGAGCCGGTGGAGCGGGTAAATACAAAAGATAATACCCCTGCAGTCATCCATTATGAAGTTGTGAACGGAGATCAGATAGATATTACAGTTGCTCCCAAAGGGTTTGGAAGTGAAAACATGAGCCGCATATTCATGTTAAAGCCCGCGGATGGATTGGAAGGGATCAAGGATTCCATATTAACTGCAGTTAAGGAGGCCGGACCAAATGCATGCCCTCCCATGGTGGTTGGAGTAGGAATCGGCGGAACGTTTGAAAAATGTGCCCAGTTAGCCAAGCAGGCATTGACCAGGGAAATTGATAAACGGTCTTCTATTCCCTATGTAAAAGACTTAGAATCAGAGATGCTTGAGAAAATTAACAAGCTTGGAATCGGGCCCGGAGGTCTGGGAGGAAGGATCACCGCCCTTGCCGTAAATATTGAAACCTACCCGACTCACATAGCAGGACTGCCTGTGGCAGTTAATATCTGTTGTCATGTAAACCGACATGCACACAGGGTCATATAA
- a CDS encoding BglG family transcription antiterminator, which translates to MGPKLLKLIRILLMHTNEMTASALAAEMGVSERSIKNYISEINDNHPQTILSSRKGYTIKAEAGRKILNDSGTHIPQSSQERMVYIINLLIKQEAGIDAYDLCDTIYISYSTLKNELGAVKKKLSQFDLKLLNQKDNLSIEGLEKNKRRLLSSILYDESNINFVSLKTIQHVFPDIEIEYIKNTLLNIFDKYQYFVNDYSLINIVLHITIAIDRIKNHNINTQDVKELAQIRHHEYELAIQVTKELENHFHITYSEAEIYELALLLISRATTIDYKSITTANLEDFIGKECFDLVEEMIQSVNAYYYIDLSEPEFLIRFAIHIRNLLQRSKNQQFSKNPLTEEIKTSCPLIYDVSVYLSGIIKDRTGIIINDDEIAYITFHLGSTLEAQKSLNKKVTAILYCPNYYDLNIRLTDTINQHFSCEMLITNIITDDSALEQVPKCDFIMSTVPLHGFYGVDIVHIGMFFTDKDISVIRNKITSVRINKRKATFKNYLELLIIPEFFERRNDLKTEGDAIEYLASKMHRLGYVNQTFREDIYMREKLSSTAFHDFAIPHAMKMHADKTGLNILISDSPVSWNGKPVYLIIMMCFNKNDRYIFNEIFEPLTMMLTDREFIKKLIQVKDHETFIQMLTDNLEVTF; encoded by the coding sequence ATGGGGCCAAAACTATTAAAATTGATTCGTATCCTGTTGATGCACACTAATGAAATGACTGCTTCTGCTTTAGCTGCTGAAATGGGGGTATCGGAACGAAGTATAAAAAATTACATTTCAGAAATCAATGACAATCATCCTCAGACCATCCTCTCTTCCAGGAAGGGGTATACTATTAAAGCAGAGGCCGGAAGAAAAATATTAAATGACTCCGGCACTCACATCCCCCAGTCTTCCCAGGAAAGAATGGTTTATATTATCAACCTTTTGATCAAACAGGAAGCCGGCATTGATGCATACGACTTATGCGATACCATATACATCAGCTACTCCACTTTAAAAAATGAACTGGGAGCTGTAAAAAAGAAACTGAGCCAGTTTGATTTAAAGCTTTTGAATCAAAAGGACAACTTGTCCATTGAAGGACTGGAGAAGAACAAACGCCGATTGCTCAGTTCTATTTTATACGATGAGTCCAACATTAACTTTGTAAGCTTAAAAACAATTCAGCATGTTTTTCCTGATATTGAAATTGAATATATCAAAAATACATTGCTGAATATTTTTGATAAATATCAATATTTTGTTAACGACTATTCTCTGATCAATATTGTACTGCACATTACCATAGCCATTGACAGAATCAAAAATCACAACATCAATACCCAGGATGTTAAAGAACTGGCTCAGATACGCCATCATGAATATGAACTGGCAATCCAGGTCACGAAAGAATTGGAAAATCATTTTCATATCACATATAGTGAGGCAGAAATTTATGAACTTGCACTGCTGCTGATTTCCAGAGCCACCACCATTGATTATAAAAGCATAACCACTGCAAATCTGGAGGACTTTATCGGCAAGGAATGCTTTGACCTGGTGGAAGAGATGATCCAGTCAGTGAATGCTTATTACTATATTGATTTATCGGAACCTGAATTTTTGATTCGCTTTGCTATTCATATTAGAAATTTACTTCAAAGATCAAAGAATCAGCAGTTTTCAAAAAATCCTTTAACGGAAGAAATTAAAACTTCCTGTCCTTTAATTTATGATGTATCCGTATATTTATCCGGAATCATCAAAGACCGTACGGGGATCATCATAAATGATGATGAGATTGCTTATATCACTTTTCACCTGGGGAGCACTCTGGAAGCACAAAAAAGTCTTAATAAAAAGGTAACTGCTATATTATACTGCCCTAACTATTATGATTTAAATATACGTCTGACAGATACCATCAATCAGCACTTTTCCTGTGAAATGCTGATAACCAACATCATAACGGATGATTCGGCTTTAGAACAGGTTCCTAAATGCGATTTTATTATGTCTACGGTACCTCTTCATGGCTTTTATGGGGTGGACATCGTTCATATCGGAATGTTTTTTACGGATAAGGATATTTCTGTGATCAGAAATAAAATTACATCCGTAAGAATCAATAAAAGAAAAGCAACCTTTAAAAATTATTTGGAGTTGTTAATTATCCCTGAATTCTTTGAAAGAAGAAATGACTTAAAAACAGAGGGGGATGCAATCGAATATCTGGCCAGTAAAATGCATCGGCTAGGTTATGTAAACCAGACCTTCCGGGAAGATATCTACATGCGTGAAAAACTTTCATCTACTGCTTTTCATGACTTTGCAATCCCTCATGCAATGAAAATGCATGCAGATAAAACCGGTCTGAATATATTGATATCAGATTCTCCTGTCTCATGGAACGGAAAGCCTGTTTACCTGATCATCATGATGTGTTTTAACAAGAATGACCGATATATTTTTAATGAAATCTTTGAGCCTCTCACCATGATGCTCACGGACAGAGAATTTATTAAAAAACTGATTCAGGTCAAAGACCATGAAACCTTCATCCAAATGCTGACTGATAACTTGGAAGTGACCTTCTAG
- a CDS encoding lysophospholipid acyltransferase family protein: MNRIFYMVVRNLFRVPVWFYRIWRMGLPKDTHTDEQRYDYLRHVVKTVNKTGRIKVEVQGVENLPAENGFILFPNHQGLFDVLALMEACPKPFSVVVKKEAARLILVKQVIKALDGFSIDRQDIRASMEIITKMAEKVNMGKNFAIFPEGTRSREGNKLLAFKGGTFKSAVNAKCPIVPVALIDCFKPFDENSSRKQTVQVCFLKPLYAEDYQKMKTIQIAEMVHDKIQEEINQKIG; the protein is encoded by the coding sequence ATGAATCGTATCTTCTATATGGTAGTAAGAAATCTTTTTCGTGTTCCTGTATGGTTTTACCGTATATGGAGGATGGGCCTTCCGAAAGATACTCATACCGATGAGCAGCGCTATGATTATCTCCGTCATGTAGTAAAAACGGTAAATAAAACAGGACGCATTAAGGTAGAGGTTCAGGGAGTTGAGAATCTGCCCGCTGAAAATGGATTTATCCTGTTTCCCAACCATCAGGGATTGTTTGACGTACTGGCTCTTATGGAAGCCTGCCCCAAACCTTTTAGTGTAGTTGTAAAGAAAGAAGCCGCCAGACTTATTTTAGTAAAGCAGGTAATCAAAGCTCTGGATGGTTTTTCCATAGACCGCCAGGACATCAGGGCTTCTATGGAGATCATAACTAAGATGGCGGAAAAGGTAAACATGGGAAAGAACTTTGCAATCTTCCCAGAGGGAACCCGTAGCCGTGAAGGAAATAAGCTGCTGGCATTTAAGGGAGGAACCTTTAAAAGTGCCGTAAATGCCAAATGTCCCATTGTGCCGGTTGCACTGATTGATTGTTTCAAACCCTTTGATGAGAACTCTTCCAGAAAACAAACCGTGCAGGTTTGCTTCTTAAAGCCGCTTTATGCGGAGGATTATCAGAAGATGAAAACCATCCAGATAGCGGAAATGGTACATGACAAAATACAGGAAGAAATAAATCAAAAAATAGGTTGA
- a CDS encoding hemolysin family protein, with translation MDSDPGAAQIAAQILLLIALTLMNAFFAGAEMAVVSVNKNRIRMLADSGNKKAALIQKLSEDSTGFLSTIQVAITFAGFFSSASAATGISQILGGKMLALGIPYSRSIAMVTVTIILSYFNLVFGELVPKRIALQKAEWFSLFAVRPIYGVSKVMAPFIKLLSVSTNGILKLLGMKTDNLEEEISEEEIRSMLQLGRESGVFNKIEEEMITSIFLFDDKRAREIMTPRQDMVAVDIKNPMELVLNEILDSRHSRIPVYEEEIDNIIGILSMKDFIIEMNKYDQAGIDIRTIMQKPYFIPENKKTDDLFLEMKKSKTKMAILVDEYGGVSGLITMEDLIEEIVGDIPDEYDDWEPELIEVEPNVYKAEGSISLYDLDDVLHEEIESSCDTLSGYLIEILGFIPKKSQLPLELEDEKNLYTILEMDDKVIKNAIVRIKEK, from the coding sequence TTGGACAGTGACCCAGGCGCGGCGCAGATAGCCGCACAGATTTTATTATTAATTGCTTTGACCTTAATGAATGCGTTCTTCGCAGGAGCGGAAATGGCTGTTGTATCAGTCAACAAAAACAGGATCCGGATGCTGGCTGACAGCGGAAATAAGAAAGCAGCTCTGATTCAGAAGCTTTCCGAGGATTCAACCGGTTTTCTTTCAACCATCCAGGTAGCCATAACCTTTGCCGGTTTCTTTTCCAGTGCATCGGCAGCAACAGGAATTTCACAGATACTTGGTGGAAAGATGCTGGCTTTGGGAATCCCCTACAGCCGTAGTATTGCCATGGTGACAGTAACCATCATCCTGTCTTATTTTAACCTAGTATTTGGTGAACTGGTGCCGAAACGGATTGCATTGCAAAAAGCGGAATGGTTCAGCTTATTCGCAGTACGCCCTATTTACGGCGTATCAAAAGTCATGGCTCCGTTCATTAAGCTTCTATCTGTATCAACCAATGGAATCTTAAAGCTTCTTGGCATGAAGACAGACAATCTGGAGGAAGAAATTTCTGAGGAAGAAATTCGTTCTATGCTCCAGCTGGGTCGGGAAAGCGGAGTGTTCAATAAAATCGAAGAAGAAATGATTACTTCCATTTTTCTCTTTGATGATAAAAGGGCCAGAGAAATCATGACTCCCAGACAGGATATGGTGGCAGTGGATATCAAAAATCCTATGGAGCTTGTCCTTAATGAGATACTGGACAGCAGACATTCCAGAATTCCGGTTTATGAAGAAGAAATTGATAATATTATCGGTATTTTATCCATGAAGGATTTTATCATTGAAATGAATAAGTATGATCAGGCGGGTATTGATATCCGAACCATCATGCAGAAGCCTTATTTTATACCGGAAAATAAAAAGACAGATGATTTATTTCTGGAAATGAAAAAAAGTAAAACCAAAATGGCCATCCTGGTGGATGAGTACGGAGGAGTTTCCGGTCTTATAACCATGGAGGATTTGATAGAAGAAATTGTAGGAGATATCCCGGATGAATATGATGATTGGGAACCGGAACTGATAGAAGTAGAACCTAATGTGTATAAAGCAGAAGGAAGTATATCCCTGTATGATTTGGATGATGTGCTTCATGAAGAAATAGAAAGCTCCTGTGATACATTGTCAGGATATCTGATAGAAATACTTGGTTTTATACCAAAGAAATCTCAGCTTCCATTGGAGCTTGAGGATGAAAAGAATCTTTATACCATTTTAGAGATGGATGATAAAGTAATAAAGAATGCCATTGTCCGGATAAAGGAAAAATAA